One part of the Streptococcus sp. oral taxon 431 genome encodes these proteins:
- a CDS encoding YfcC family protein, with product MSENKKRFQMPSAYTVLIIIITIMAVLTWIIPAGKYDTNEAGNLIAGTYQTVDSNPQGIYDVLMAPIRAMLGHKPTSAAIDVAFFILMVGGFLGVVNATGTLDVGIASIVKKYKGHEKMLILILMPLFALGGTTYGMGEETMAFYPLLIPVMMAVGFDSITAVAIILLGSQVGCLASTLNPFATVIASDTAGISSMDGVILRVIFWFVMTGLSTYFVYRYAEKIQKDPTKSLVYAQREEDIKHFNVSDNEDTPSTLSKKQKHVLALFVVTFIIMIASFIPWVDLHVTIFEDFKNWLIGFPVIGGIIGSSAQPFGSWYFPEGAMLFAVMGILIGVVYGLKEGKIVSTFLTGAADLLSVALICAVARGIQVIMNDGMITATILHWGEVGLQGLSPQIFIVLTYIFYLPMSFLIPSSSGLASATMGIMAPLGEFVNVKASLIVTAYQSASGVLNLVTPTSGIVMGALALGRVSLGTWWKFVGKLVISIVIASILLLILGTLVPFL from the coding sequence ATGAGTGAAAATAAAAAAAGGTTTCAAATGCCTTCAGCATACACTGTTTTGATTATCATCATTACCATCATGGCAGTTTTAACCTGGATCATTCCAGCAGGTAAGTATGATACCAATGAAGCAGGTAACCTCATCGCAGGTACCTATCAAACTGTTGACTCAAATCCTCAAGGGATTTACGATGTCCTCATGGCACCAATTCGTGCCATGCTCGGTCACAAACCAACCAGCGCTGCTATCGACGTTGCCTTCTTTATCCTTATGGTCGGAGGTTTCCTTGGTGTCGTAAATGCTACTGGTACACTCGATGTAGGAATTGCCTCCATCGTTAAAAAATATAAGGGCCACGAAAAAATGTTGATTCTCATCCTCATGCCCCTCTTCGCACTTGGAGGAACTACTTATGGTATGGGAGAAGAAACTATGGCCTTCTATCCCCTTCTTATTCCTGTGATGATGGCAGTTGGTTTTGATAGTATTACTGCCGTAGCCATCATCTTACTAGGTTCTCAAGTTGGTTGTTTGGCATCTACATTGAATCCATTTGCTACTGTTATTGCTTCTGATACTGCAGGCATTTCATCCATGGATGGTGTTATTCTCCGTGTTATCTTCTGGTTTGTAATGACTGGACTCAGCACCTACTTCGTCTATCGTTATGCAGAAAAGATTCAGAAAGATCCGACTAAATCACTCGTTTACGCTCAACGCGAAGAAGATATTAAACACTTCAATGTTTCTGACAATGAGGATACACCGTCTACCTTGAGCAAGAAACAAAAACATGTTCTCGCTTTATTTGTAGTAACCTTTATCATTATGATTGCAAGTTTCATCCCTTGGGTTGATTTGCATGTTACTATCTTTGAAGACTTCAAAAATTGGTTAATCGGTTTTCCTGTAATCGGAGGCATCATCGGTTCATCTGCTCAACCATTCGGTAGCTGGTACTTCCCAGAAGGCGCTATGCTCTTTGCCGTCATGGGGATCTTGATTGGTGTTGTCTATGGTCTTAAAGAAGGAAAAATCGTCTCTACCTTCTTAACTGGTGCTGCAGATTTGCTTTCAGTAGCCTTGATTTGTGCGGTTGCTCGTGGTATCCAAGTTATCATGAACGATGGTATGATTACTGCAACCATTCTACATTGGGGTGAAGTTGGCCTTCAAGGTCTCTCTCCTCAAATCTTCATCGTATTAACCTATATCTTCTACCTACCTATGTCCTTCCTCATTCCTTCTTCATCTGGTCTGGCTAGTGCAACCATGGGGATCATGGCTCCTCTTGGAGAATTTGTCAATGTCAAAGCCAGCCTGATTGTTACTGCCTACCAATCTGCATCTGGTGTCCTTAACCTAGTGACTCCTACTTCAGGTATTGTCATGGGAGCTCTTGCTCTCGGTCGTGTCAGCCTTGGAACTTGGTGGAAATTTGTCGGAAAACTTGTCATCTCAATTGTCATTGCAAGTATTCTACTTCTTATCTTGGGTACCCTAGTGCCATTCTTATAG